The window CGACATCACGATGGCCGCCCGTGACGGCAAACACACGCCCGAAGTCGTGAGCTGGCTAGGACTTCGCGAGTAAAGGAGACGACGCACATGGCACAGCCTCTTCCTTTCATCGACTACGAGCGGATTCGAACGGTCCACGACACGCCCCTGGAGGAGATGTACACGTCCGGCCACCGGACGTGCCAGGGATGCGAGTCGGCCATGGTGATGCGGCACTTTTCCAAGGCGGCCGGCCCGCGAACGATCGCGACCGGCTCGACCGGGTGCATGTACGTCGCCAACACGAGCTACATGACCACGCCGTGGATCATCCCGTGGATGCACACGCAGCTCGGCGCCGGCGGCTCCTCGGCGGTGGGCACAGCGGCCGGCATTCGCGCCCTCCAACGCAAGGGCAAGATCCCCGACGAGAAGATCAACGTCATCGCCTTCTGCGGCGACCTCGGCGGCGGCGACATGGGCTTGAGCGGAATCTCCGGGGCGCTCCAGTCCGACCTCGATCTCCTCGTCATCCTGTATGACAACGAGTCCGCCGCGAACACGGACATTCAGGCCACCGGCATGACGACCTACGGAGCTCAAACGACGTTTACCCCACCAGG is drawn from Chloroflexota bacterium and contains these coding sequences:
- a CDS encoding thiamine pyrophosphate-dependent enzyme, with product MAQPLPFIDYERIRTVHDTPLEEMYTSGHRTCQGCESAMVMRHFSKAAGPRTIATGSTGCMYVANTSYMTTPWIIPWMHTQLGAGGSSAVGTAAGIRALQRKGKIPDEKINVIAFCGDLGGGDMGLSGISGALQSDLDLLVILYDNESAANTDIQATGMTTYGAQTTFTPPGKKHRIMQRRWKKNVAPMLAVGHPNCRYVATASATYPPLDFHNKVRKALAIGGPTFIHTFDPCPKGWDFHPQYSREIGELGIKSGIFPLYEIIDGKVEYTYDARGKQRTPVREYLMKQGRFAHLADEDVEYIQAHVDTMWDEWELPGVAPFKGELQLAKA